Within Butyrivibrio fibrisolvens, the genomic segment TACATATGGAAGATGTGTGGATAAGGCCTGTGATATAAAGATATCCTGTGATGAAGCCATGAAGCTAAGTGACAGGAGATTCTTTGGAGATATGGGCGTTCATAAGATGGGCTATGAAGAGCTTCAAGTATTAAGCAGTCAGAATAAAAGCGTGATCACCAAGGATATACTAAGAGACTATACCCAGAAGATCATAGGTTTTATGCAGGCCGGTTCAATAGACAGAGCCCTGGAAACCTTAAATGAGATGAAAGCCTGTCTGTGTGCTTCTAATGAGAATTCTACTGCCATAAGAATCTACATGACAGATATGATCCTTGAGATCAAAAATCAGATATCAAGGATATATCAGGAATCCGGAGATATTTTTGCAGAGAACTCAGAGATAATAGACTTTCTGGAGACGAGATTCTATCTGTATGAGATTTTTGAATACATTCAGGACATAGCTTTTAAGGTAGTTCAGATGGTGCGTGGAAGACAGGGTGCAAGGAGCACTATGGAAGATGCTGCAGCCTATGTTGACCACAATTATTTTAAGAATCTTACACTTGAAGTGGTTGCTCCTTTATTTGGTTATAACAATGTGTATTTTGGCAAGGTATTTAGTAAAGAAATAGGAGTAAGCTTTAATACTTACCTCAATAAAAAAAGGATCGAAGAAGCCAAAAAGCTTCTTACAAGCTCCGATATCAAGATCTATGATATTGCAGAAAGAGTCGGCTACAGCGATGTAGACTATTTTGGAAGAAAGTTCAGGTCCATGGAAGGCATAAGCCCCGCAGACTACAGAAAGAAGGCAAAAGGAAAATAGATCATTACAGGAAACTGCTATACTCTCTGCTGGGATGATGCGAAAGTCATTGATTGTAATATAATAACCTGATTTGCGTTTTCAAATCGGAATAAGTCTGTTATAATCATTTAGTTGGGAAAGAGATAATAGATATTCTTTCGCTTTGAATAAAGACAAAGGAGCGATCATGAGTAAGAAAGCATTAGTGATTGGCGCTGGACCTGCCGGTCTTACAGCAGCCTATGAGTTATTAAAGCAGGATAAAGATATAGAAGTTATTGTCTTTGAGGAAACTGAGCAGTTCGGTGGTATTTCAAAGACTGTTAATTATAAAGGTAACAGAATGGATATGGGCGGTCACCGCTTCTTTTCCAAGATACCTGAAGTTAATGCATGGTGGGACAACATGCTTCCTATGCAGGGACACCCTACCTATGATGATATAGTACTTCACAGAGATATGCCCGTTCATGAGGGCGGTCCTGATCCTGAGAAGGAAGATCGTGTTATGCTCACTCGTCACCGCGTATCACGTATTCTTTTTGATGACAAGTTTTATGATTATCCAATCTCATTAAAGCCTGAGACATTCAAGAATTTCGGACTTCTTACAACACTTAAGGTTGGATTTTCTTATCTTAGATCAGTATTTCGTAAGCTTCCTGAGGATAACCTCGAGAATCTGTATATCAATTCATTCGGACGTAAGCTTTACAGCATGTTCTTTGAATATTATACAGAGAACCTTTGGGGCAGACACCCTTCTGAGATCGATGCTTCCTGGGGCAAACAGCGTACCAAGGGACTTTCTATCTTCGGAATCATCAAGGACTACCTTGGACGAGTATTTAAGGTCAAGAATCGTAAAGTCAACACATCTCTTATCGAGGAGTTCAAATATCCTAAGCTTGGTCCCGGTCAGCTCTGGGATGTAACTGCTGATGAAGTAGTGAAGCTCGGCGGCAAGATCATAAAGAATGCCAAGGTTACTAAGGTTCACAAGTCTGAAGACGGAATCCTTACATCCTTAACATATGTAGATAGCAAGGACGGATCAGAGCATGTAGTAGAAGGTGATTACTTCATATCTTCCATGCCGCTTCGTGATCTTGTAGGCGGTATGAACGATGTACCTGCAGAAGAGGCAAGGATCGCTGACGGACTTCCATATCGTGATTATATGACTCTTGGAGTTCTGGTTCCAAAGCTTAAATTAAAGAACCTTACAGATATCAAGACTATCCAGAACATAGTTCCTGACTGCTGGGTATATGTACAGGATCGTAAAGTTAAGCTGGGACGTTTCCAGATTTATAATAACTGGTCACCATATATGATCAAGGATCTTGAGCACACTGTATGGGTTGGACTTGAGTACTTCGTAAGCGAAGGTGACAAGTACTGGACTATGACAGAAGATGAGTTTGCTAAGCTTGGAATCGATGAGATGGTCAAGATCGGTCTTATAGACAGCGCCGATGAAGTTCTTGATTATCATATGGAGAAGGTTAAGAAGGCATATCCTGCTTACTTCGATACATATAATGAGATCGACAAGCTTGTTGCATATCTTAACACTATCGATAACCTCTACTGCGTAGGCCGTAACGGTCAGCACAGATACAACAATATCGACCACTCCATGGTTACATCTTTTGAAGCAGTTAAGTGCATCGTAACAGGAGATAAGAACAAGGATAAGATCTGGTCTGTTAATACAGAGCAGGAATATCATGAGACAGAAGAAGTCAAAGAAGAGGCTGAAGTAGACTAAATATTAAAAGCTGCTGTGCATTTGTGCGCAGCAGCTTTTTTGACCTTTGAGGTTGTTTGCAAACTGCCCACTTATCAAAAAGACACCATCCCATGGAGCATAATTCGTCTGGGTGGTTTAAAATGTATTGTCGTGTCTTGAAGGTGTTAAAATTCAAGGCATGATATCTGGGTATTTATATTCTAGGGTCTGAAACTCGCTTTGCTCAGACATGCAGACCCTAAGAAGAATATAAATACCCATCTATCACGCTCTTGAATTTATTAACACCTTCAAAAGAACACGACAATACATTTTAAACCACCCAGACGAACTATGCTCCAAGGAATGGAGTCTTTTTGACAAGTGGGCAGTTTGAGTTATTTATAATTTGAACAGTGTACTAAGAAGGCCTCGGCCCAGGCTTGCGCCTACGTTGCCGCCGAGGGTCTTACCAAATTTACCGAAACTGCTTCCAACGCTCTTTCCGACTTCACGTCCTACGGTACCGGCAACAGAATTACCTACAGACTTTGCAACTCTCTTTTTCTGAGCTTCTGCAGCTTTTTGAGCTTTCTCTTTTTCTTTTGCAGCAAGGGCATCGGCTTTAGCCTTTTCCTTGGCAGCAAGAGCATCAGCCTTTTCTTTTTCTGCAGCAGCCTGCTCTTCAAGACCTTTTCTTTCAAGAAATTCATATGCAGAGTCGGGATCATATGCCTTTTCATATTTACTATAGAGCATAGCACCTTTTATAGCTCTGTCTCTTTCGATATCATTAATACTTCCAAGAGCACTTCTTGGAGGAAGGATTGTAGCGATATTGGCAATAGCAGGAGTTCCGTCTTCCTGAAGCATAGATACAACCGCTTCGCCTGTTCCCAGCTGCATGATAGCATCATAGGTTGAGAACTCAGGATTAGCTCTAAATGACTCGGCAGCAGCCTTAACAGCTTTCTGCTCGGCAGGAGAGTATGCGTGAAGAGCATGCTCTATCTTGTTGCCAAGCTGAGCCAGTACTCCGTCAGGAACGTCGCGAGGGTTCTGTGTTACGAAGTAGATACCTACGCCCTTGGACCTGATGAGCTTGACAACCTGCTCTATCTTATCAAGAAGAGCTTTGGATGTACCATCAAAGAGAAGATGAGCTTCATCGAAGAAGAATACGAACTTGGGCTTATCAAGATCACCAACTTCCGGCAGGTTCTCAAAAAGCTCTGACATAAGCCATAGAAGGAACATGGAGTACAGGGTTCCGTTTTGCATAAGGCTTCTGGAATCAAGGATGTTGATAACACCCTTACCTTCAGGACTAAGCGAGAAGAAGTCCTGTATATTAAGTGCAGTCTCGCCAAAGAACTTATCCCCTCCTGCCATCTCAAGGGCAACTACAGCTCTCTGGATAGCTCCGATCGACTGAGGTGACATCTTGCCATACTCGGAAGCGAATTCTTTGTTATTATCTGAGATGTAGTTAAGAAGAGCTTTAAGATCCTTGGTATCTATTAAGAGAAGATCATTGTCATCAGCAATCTTGAAAGCTATAGTGAGGATATCGCTTTGGAGATCATTAAGATCAAGGATTCGGGACAGAAGAAGTGGTCCCATCTCTGATATGGTGGTTCTAAGCGGGATACCATTCTGACCATATATATCCCAGAATACTGCAGGATACTTCTGATAACTGTAGCCGTCAAGGTTTATGGAAAGCTTGGAAGCACGTTCCTCCATGCCTGATCCTTCCTTGATCATGCCTGCCAGATCACCCTTAACATCTGCAAGAAATACCGGAACTCCAAGATCTGAGAATGACTCTGCCAGAACCTTTAATGATACTGTCTTACCACTGCCTGTAGCACCAGCGATAAGACCGTGACGATTAGCTTTGTTTGGAAGAAGGAAGACCTCTTCACCTGCGTTTGTCTTTCCAACAAGGATTTTACTGTCTTTGATCATATTGAATTCCCCCTATTATGATGTAATAATATTTCAAACTTTGAACTTGCCAAACATACGACACTCCTTACGGCTGTACCGATGTAGGCAGTTTATAAAGCCTTTTCGTGTTATGAAGGTGTTATAATTCAGGGCACGATATCTGGAACTTTATATTCTGGGGTCCGAAACTCGCTTACGCTCAGACATGCGGACCCCAAGAAGAATATAAAGTTCCATATATCATGCTCCTGAATTTAATAACACCTTCAAAGAACACGAAAAGACTTTATAAACTGCCCACATCGGTACAGCCATAAGGAGTGTCGTATGTTTGGCAAGTGCGAAGTTTAAGTTATATAAAAAGTGTATTTGGATTCGTTAATCAATAAACGATAGAATCATACATAGATGTTAGCACAAAAAAACTGTGAATAAAAGATAGTTACAATTGGCTTGCGAAGCTTGAAGAAACATAATGAATTATAGATGATTTGTGTTGTTAAACACTATATGTATATGCTATCATAGCCTCTGTTGGTAGTGGTTTCCCTTGAAATACCGGGGAAGGAACGAGTAACCTATGAATATTATGGAAATGCTTGGAGGATGATGATAATGAGTACAGATTATAAACTTATGGCAGCTCAGCTTAAGAGCCTTATGGAAGATGAGAAGAACTATATGCCGGTTCTTTCTAATGCATCAGCCATCCTTAATGACACACTTGATGATATCAACTGGGCTGGATTTTATCTTGTAGATAATGGAAGCCTTCTTCTTGGACCTTTTCAGGGACATGTAGCCTGCATCAGGATTCAGTCAGGCAAGGGAGTATGCGGAACTGCTTATGCCACAGACACAACCCAGCTTGTAGAAGACGTGCACCAGTTCCCAGGCCATATCGCTTGTGACAGCGCGTCTAATTCAGAGATAGTAGTTCCGATCCATAGAGACGGTAAGGTTATAGCCGTCATGGACATAGATAGCCCTTCTCTTTCAAGATTTGATCAGGAAGACAAGGAAGGCCTTGAAGCTTTTGCCAAGGTTATAGAAGAGGCAGATTTTGCCGGCATTTGATCATGATTACTTCCTACTTCGGTGATACTGCATCGTCCAAGTGGGAAGTTTGAGATCATTAGGGTCATCTGGGAGCTGTACCAACTTCCAGATGATCTTTATTTTTGCATTTATACATTTCAAAATCGGCCCTTGAGAAGACATGCATATAGTTGCTGTCAATGGACTTGTCATAGACAGCCATTCCATAAGCTATGGAGACTGCTTCATAGAAATGGACTGAGGATTTTTGGTTATTCTTTAATTCGATGAAGAACTTTTCTTCAAGTTCGTCTCTGTTTTCATAATCATTGCCTGTCAGGATCACGACGAATTCATCACCGCCTACTCTGAATACAGGACTGTGCTCATAGATTTTGCATATGATAGTACTGCAGGTCTTGATAGCGATATCCCCTGCTTCGTGACCATATTTGTCATTGATATTCTTGAGATAGTTAAGATCGAACATAGCTACACCAAAACAATAGTTTGGCTCTGTATCGATATGATGTTGTATATCATCTACAGCAATAGTATAGGCCGCTTTATTTTTGACATGAGTCAGGTCATCGATGTATATACGATTTTCCATGCTTTTGGTATACCTTTTAAGCTGGCCTGTCGACGTTTTTAAGGTATCAGCAAGTATCTGGAACTCAGTGATATTGCTGTCTGGGATATCTACATCAAAGTCACCGTTTCCAATCTTCTTGGCAACTTTAGTGAGCTCTTTTATCGGCTTTGACATAATCTGGGAATTAATTATAGACAAGCTTACAAATCCCAGTCCGATTATCATTGAGAGTATAGTTACGAATACAAGAGTGTCGGTTCTGGCTCTATAGGCGTTTTTATATCCTTCGGATATGATCAGCTTCATACCGTTTCTGAGTGTGACAAAAGACATGACTGAGTCGACACCGTTTTGATCAAATCTTATAAGTTCCTGATCACTTGAATCACGTAACATGATATCAAAGGATGGCTTGTTGATATTTGGGATTGCTTCTATATATGTGTTATGATCTCCTTCTTCAAGATGATAATGAACCTTCCAGTCTTCGCTGGCAAGGTAGGCAGAGCCTCCGCCTTTGGTGCTGATAGTAGCAATCGACTGCATGAGATAGTCAAAGTCCATATTGATACCGACCATACAGATCAGGACATCATCAATATATACAGGAACTTCATAAGTTGTTACGTACAGATCCAGCGACGGATCATAATAGGGACTTATCCAGCGAGCAGATTGTTGATCTTCCGGAATGACATAATACCATCCGGACGAATTTACATTATCAGAATCGTGGTAGAAAAAATCTGTGATAGGGATATCTTCCATAGTTCCGGCGGAAGTTCTCATATAATAGTATCCGTCGACATCTCCATTCAGATATTCAGGAACGATATAAACATAGTTGGATACTATCTCATCATAACTTTGAATGTATGATACGAAGAAATTCTCTGTTCTTGACAGAAGTTCAGCTCTGGCGGTGCTGTCTTTTAGATATTCAGGATCCTCAACCTGATTATAGATGTAAGATGCGATGGCATCTACTTCATCTTCGATTCGGATCATAGTATTATTGATCTTAAGAGCTTGATTTTCTGCTACCAGATTCAGAGTCTTGGAGATGTTATCGTCGATGATCTTACTGACGCGCATATATGAGACAAATGATGTAAAGCTCATTATGAGCATGACAAATAGCAGAGTTACAACAGTAATTCTGAACCGGATAGAAACTTTTTAGTGTTAAAAAAGTTTGATAAGCTATTTTTCATAGTTTTTGTATGAGGGCTTATATAATATATAATGAGGTGTGTGTCAAAAGTTCTTTTTGACCCCCTTACGTTATATAATGTTTTGACCGGGTCATAAGTATCTGTGGTACGGATTAAAAGGCGGTATAAAAATCCTTTATATTTATCGGACTTTTGACAAAAATCATTATAAGATCAATAAAACTTTAATAAGGTAAAAGATAAAGATATGAGTGAAAATGTAACACCGATCCAATGGATAGAAAATGTAAATAAGATGATATCAGGACCAGATATCAGATCTATGGAACTTGCAAGAAAACATCTTGATGCTATAGCTAAGCCTCTTGACGGCCTTGGCAGATTTGAAAAGATGCTGGTCAAGATAGCAGGCATCACCGGTGATCCCCGTATAGATCTGTCTTCTAAGAAGGTGTTGGTATTATGCAGTGATAATGGAATCGTAGAAGAGGGTATAAGTCAGTCAGGGCAGGAAGTTACCGGCGCTGTAGCAGTTAGTCTCTCCAAGGGAACTTCCAGCGTATGCCGCATGGCAGCTGCTGTAGGAGCTGAGGCTGTGCCTGTAGATATGGGGATGGCCTGTGATAAGACGCCTGAAGGAGTGATATGTACAGTTAAGGAAGATGAAGTGATAAATACATATTCAAGGCGAGGATCCAGAAATTTTATGAAGGAGCCGGCCATGACCTGCGATGAAGTGATCCATGCCATAGATGTAGGAAGACTCCTTGTCAGAGAGGAAGCTGCCAGGGGGACTAAGATAATAGCTACAGGCGAGATGGGTATAGGCAATACCACAACTTCAAGTGCCATAGCTTCCATGCTCCTTCATAAGGATGCGGGTGAAGTTACAGGAAGAGGCGCAGGCCTTGACGATGAGGGACTAAAACACAAAATTGAAGTTATAAACAGTGCGATAGATAAGTACAAGGACGAAGCTGATTTTACCAATCTGACCGGCATCTTAAAAGAAGGTTATGATAAAAAAGGATTAGATAAAAAAGAAATAGATAAAAATAAGCTTCAGGAACTTATGTCAGCATACGCTTTTAGAACCCTTACGATTTTTGGCGGATATGATATAGCAGGGATGGTAGGAATATTCCTTGGCGGTGCGCTGTACAAGGTTCCGGTTGTGATAGATGGTCTTATATCTGCAACAGCCGCTCTAGTGGCTTCATATATTTTCCCCGGATTAGCTGATTATATGCTTCCAAGTCACCTTGGCAAGGAGCCGGCTATGAAAGAGATAATGGACAAGCTCTCTCTTGAACCTGTGATCTGCGCAGATCTTGCACTTGGTGAAGGAACCGGCGCGGTGATGCTGTTCCCGCTCCTGGATCAGGCACTTTCTGTATATAATGGTAATACAACTTTTGATGATATATCTGTAGGCAAGTACACAAGATATGAACATCAGCTGAGTGATCTGACAAGCGATCTAAGATAAGGATAATAGACGATGATAGTTTTTATAACAGGCGGCAATGACAATGGCAAATCTGAATATGCGGAAGATCTGGTGCTAAAGCTAAGCCCCGGAGGAGGGGCAGCAGGATATACCAGGATATATCTGGCAACAATGGGAGCAAGAGATCCCGAAAGCCTTAAGCGTATAGAGAAGCATATCTTTAGAAGAAAAGATATGGAGTATATCACTATAGAGAAGAGCTATGACGTAGG encodes:
- a CDS encoding NAD(P)/FAD-dependent oxidoreductase yields the protein MSKKALVIGAGPAGLTAAYELLKQDKDIEVIVFEETEQFGGISKTVNYKGNRMDMGGHRFFSKIPEVNAWWDNMLPMQGHPTYDDIVLHRDMPVHEGGPDPEKEDRVMLTRHRVSRILFDDKFYDYPISLKPETFKNFGLLTTLKVGFSYLRSVFRKLPEDNLENLYINSFGRKLYSMFFEYYTENLWGRHPSEIDASWGKQRTKGLSIFGIIKDYLGRVFKVKNRKVNTSLIEEFKYPKLGPGQLWDVTADEVVKLGGKIIKNAKVTKVHKSEDGILTSLTYVDSKDGSEHVVEGDYFISSMPLRDLVGGMNDVPAEEARIADGLPYRDYMTLGVLVPKLKLKNLTDIKTIQNIVPDCWVYVQDRKVKLGRFQIYNNWSPYMIKDLEHTVWVGLEYFVSEGDKYWTMTEDEFAKLGIDEMVKIGLIDSADEVLDYHMEKVKKAYPAYFDTYNEIDKLVAYLNTIDNLYCVGRNGQHRYNNIDHSMVTSFEAVKCIVTGDKNKDKIWSVNTEQEYHETEEVKEEAEVD
- a CDS encoding GAF domain-containing protein, which encodes MSTDYKLMAAQLKSLMEDEKNYMPVLSNASAILNDTLDDINWAGFYLVDNGSLLLGPFQGHVACIRIQSGKGVCGTAYATDTTQLVEDVHQFPGHIACDSASNSEIVVPIHRDGKVIAVMDIDSPSLSRFDQEDKEGLEAFAKVIEEADFAGI
- a CDS encoding diguanylate cyclase domain-containing protein; protein product: MSFTSFVSYMRVSKIIDDNISKTLNLVAENQALKINNTMIRIEDEVDAIASYIYNQVEDPEYLKDSTARAELLSRTENFFVSYIQSYDEIVSNYVYIVPEYLNGDVDGYYYMRTSAGTMEDIPITDFFYHDSDNVNSSGWYYVIPEDQQSARWISPYYDPSLDLYVTTYEVPVYIDDVLICMVGINMDFDYLMQSIATISTKGGGSAYLASEDWKVHYHLEEGDHNTYIEAIPNINKPSFDIMLRDSSDQELIRFDQNGVDSVMSFVTLRNGMKLIISEGYKNAYRARTDTLVFVTILSMIIGLGFVSLSIINSQIMSKPIKELTKVAKKIGNGDFDVDIPDSNITEFQILADTLKTSTGQLKRYTKSMENRIYIDDLTHVKNKAAYTIAVDDIQHHIDTEPNYCFGVAMFDLNYLKNINDKYGHEAGDIAIKTCSTIICKIYEHSPVFRVGGDEFVVILTGNDYENRDELEEKFFIELKNNQKSSVHFYEAVSIAYGMAVYDKSIDSNYMHVFSRADFEMYKCKNKDHLEVGTAPR
- a CDS encoding response regulator transcription factor codes for the protein MQDSKISVMIADDEENIRAGLKCIMDWDDLGYSVDYEAENGEQALDIIEKSKPEVVVMDLNMPRIQGIEVIKKARESGYSGRFIILSGYSDFKYAQSAIKYGVTNYLTKPVDEDELQKTLEDIGKDMCLEKEEKGKLQTIRKKARDAVIQDLLRTNELSLNEEELDEMKLLYDKYQVVVYETYHTDRQRPEYKLPELLSAFIDARDYESCIMNERAVILLKGKAAISRFRKFLDHYDKRPIQEDSPLDAIFLTYGRCVDKACDIKISCDEAMKLSDRRFFGDMGVHKMGYEELQVLSSQNKSVITKDILRDYTQKIIGFMQAGSIDRALETLNEMKACLCASNENSTAIRIYMTDMILEIKNQISRIYQESGDIFAENSEIIDFLETRFYLYEIFEYIQDIAFKVVQMVRGRQGARSTMEDAAAYVDHNYFKNLTLEVVAPLFGYNNVYFGKVFSKEIGVSFNTYLNKKRIEEAKKLLTSSDIKIYDIAERVGYSDVDYFGRKFRSMEGISPADYRKKAKGK
- a CDS encoding nicotinate-nucleotide--dimethylbenzimidazole phosphoribosyltransferase; the encoded protein is MSENVTPIQWIENVNKMISGPDIRSMELARKHLDAIAKPLDGLGRFEKMLVKIAGITGDPRIDLSSKKVLVLCSDNGIVEEGISQSGQEVTGAVAVSLSKGTSSVCRMAAAVGAEAVPVDMGMACDKTPEGVICTVKEDEVINTYSRRGSRNFMKEPAMTCDEVIHAIDVGRLLVREEAARGTKIIATGEMGIGNTTTSSAIASMLLHKDAGEVTGRGAGLDDEGLKHKIEVINSAIDKYKDEADFTNLTGILKEGYDKKGLDKKEIDKNKLQELMSAYAFRTLTIFGGYDIAGMVGIFLGGALYKVPVVIDGLISATAALVASYIFPGLADYMLPSHLGKEPAMKEIMDKLSLEPVICADLALGEGTGAVMLFPLLDQALSVYNGNTTFDDISVGKYTRYEHQLSDLTSDLR
- a CDS encoding helicase HerA-like domain-containing protein — protein: MIKDSKILVGKTNAGEEVFLLPNKANRHGLIAGATGSGKTVSLKVLAESFSDLGVPVFLADVKGDLAGMIKEGSGMEERASKLSINLDGYSYQKYPAVFWDIYGQNGIPLRTTISEMGPLLLSRILDLNDLQSDILTIAFKIADDNDLLLIDTKDLKALLNYISDNNKEFASEYGKMSPQSIGAIQRAVVALEMAGGDKFFGETALNIQDFFSLSPEGKGVINILDSRSLMQNGTLYSMFLLWLMSELFENLPEVGDLDKPKFVFFFDEAHLLFDGTSKALLDKIEQVVKLIRSKGVGIYFVTQNPRDVPDGVLAQLGNKIEHALHAYSPAEQKAVKAAAESFRANPEFSTYDAIMQLGTGEAVVSMLQEDGTPAIANIATILPPRSALGSINDIERDRAIKGAMLYSKYEKAYDPDSAYEFLERKGLEEQAAAEKEKADALAAKEKAKADALAAKEKEKAQKAAEAQKKRVAKSVGNSVAGTVGREVGKSVGSSFGKFGKTLGGNVGASLGRGLLSTLFKL